TGTTCAAGGCAGGTCTGCCTAAAAAAAGGTTATAAGCTGAGTTggcgttaaccaccaagtaCCAGATGCTCTCGGTGAGTGATGCcgctccatcagtgaacgtcgtcctcagctctgAGTAGTCACGTACCTCTACTGGGTtatctgcaaacccatataagcatccattatagggtctcaaaaggtcgggggacaactgtagcttattaaaggtcgaccaaaacatgacgtctgctgaactgccttggtcgacgaggaccctatgtacctttcttcccgctgtgacTACCGAAATGACCACCGGGTCATTATCATGTGGGATGACATCCCGcaggtcagcccttgtgaaaacgaggtctgactcccacgggtcgTCCGGAAATTCCTCTGCAACCAAATTTACTGACCTTACGTATTTCTTtcgttgagaggcagtgggtcctcctcCGGAAAAGCCGCCAgagatggtgtgcacttctccgTGAGTTGGGACTTCATGCGCTTGACCTTCCTCTGGTGTCGCCGCGACTGGGGTCGCAGTGGACCCAGCgagataatctttcaaaaatccaTTCTTCACGAGCTCATCTAATTGATAGCCTAGCGCcaagcagttgttaatatggtgtcTGAATgcttcgtgaaattcgcaccatgattccttgTGAGGTCCTAGTACCTTGTCTGACTTAactggtggcctcaacctgtcagctatgttgggcacaatgaTGAGGTCTTTAAGTTCTACCATAAAGTTGTGCCTTAGAGGTCTATTGacctctctccttccttctgaTCAACCCCTAGGTTGGGCTCTCCTTGTCTCGTAGGTGCGCCTCCTATCTGGATTCTTTCTTTCTGTAGTGGCTTCGTGGACTCTAGCGGGTTGTGCACACATCTGTGCTCTGGGGCGTGTAGGTGCAGTTgtcgtgcacttctcgtatgCCTCTCCCTCAGAGGCAATGTGTTCTACCGCTCGATGCCTCACCTCAGCAAAAGTTTTGGGGCGGCTGCGATTGAGTGACTTGCTAAAAGATCCAGGACACACCCCcttcctgaatgcgtacacgatcatgggttcgtctgtggtacccaccttcaccacctgcgccccaaagcggcttatgtactctttcagggtctccccttgatactgcttcacatcgaatAGGTCGTATGAGACTGGGGCtggggccctgttggctaaATCCTGCTCTCTGAATAGCCGCGAATGCTGTGCGAAAGACGTGACGTGAcgctctgggaggctgatgaaccagtccatggccatcccggtcaaggtgctcataaagagcttgcatcttacgACATTAGAACtgcctaccagcatcatctgtgtgtggaatgcAGTGAGGTGCACCTTAAGATCCTCCATCCTCTGAAGGTTACTTTGGGCCCCGTGAATGTGTTGGGGATTGTTGTCTCTAGGATCGCTTGTGAGAATGGCGTTGAGAATTCTCTTGGTGGGGTGGCGTAGTTCCTCGTTGGCgcggtggagctcatcgtttctcgcctgagatgctgtgagatccgcctgcatgcagcccttgcatcatgcccatgagttgttgcatggtcatctcttcacttcTAGCGCGTGCGGGTCCCATGTTCGTGGTTTTCTGGAAACCTTCTTGACTATCTGGGttttgagaactggaactgCAAAACTCGTgtagtgggactgatgttttatatcggccccacagtgggcgccaaatgttcccgccggttgacctgggtcgtctttatgcgtggcttgtcctcatgagctagggcaccttcgttctacTCCGTGTGTgggtacctgaaaagaagtgaacaaaggggcgccctcgcggccgtttgcactccgacgatcaagtcagctagcgagaaacatcaaagggtgACGCACCCCCGTGTAGAACACTGTGACTGAATTCTGAGGGTGGTCGAAAACTATACTGAAAGActgaaactgtgttgccctaatcgtcttgtgctcacagtgggtgcgcagcgaaaaCAATGAGGGTTTGTGCTCTATGTaaaactgcgagaattaggtcaaaactcggatcccctttcaaatgccccaaggtctctttttatacatctctcgtgtttaaaacgcgttaaagtgcattgaaagcgtataaaaatattccttggaacgttcgaatcATAACTGAATTagcgcgtaccttggcaaactttcactgaaacatttAATCAGCACatgcttattgccacgtgctcttctgacttgatcgttattctgcgcAGAGGGTCCCTCATTGCCGCAagccaacttagggttattccattgtgtgagccctctttcctcgaagtgcttatggcgcgtggggtgacttcctgggtgccaactcctgcgccccaacctctagtcactcaccttgggagtgtatctacctttctctcgtaccatgcacatggttcTCCCCTAGGCGTGGCctcctcatgggtcgtatctgtcccagggtttcCCAGCGGTGGCgcgggtacttcacgagtcaggttaccccttgctggtactagaacttatggttTTGAAGCCATCTTTCTCTTATCTTCATTGCTGTTCTGAGCCTCCGGGGCCCGAGACTTCCTCACGGTAttaccccctccatggtctttcctgcccatgggtatcggggggtaacACCGTCGATGTCTTAACTTTGACTATTTCTTAACTTGGtgacgccttaacctggcgatgccTTAGCCTGGTGACGcctttcttgggcgatgcctttgcgaggcgacgcctttctgGGGCGACGACTTtgcgaggcgacgcctttcttgggTGATGCCCCAAGTGGTCAACCTGTTGACCTTCCTTCCCTTCTTTGGGGCCCTCGAGTAGTCTcaccatgtgttgactttgactttgacttttggtcaacgcccCGGGACGATAcacttggaaaaataaaaaatccttttcaaaacttccttctaaggattcttctttcaaacctaagGAATCTAGGCCTTCCACTTCTACTCCTAAATCTCCAATCAAATCATCTAGTAggaaatgctttaagtgtttgggttatggtcatattgctgctaATTGTCCATCTAAAAGGAATATGcttgtgcataatggcattgtagttagtgagcatgattcggattcacctaggcattcttgtCATTCTAGAGCATCAAGTGAACATGAGAGCAAAAGcccacttgaaggagatttgttggttgatagaagacttcttggtcaagttttacaaccttttgatgaaagtcaaagggaaaatattttcatacaagatgtcttattcaaaacaacatttgttccttaatAGTGGATGGAGGTAGTTGTtgtaatgtggctagtacaagagtagtagataagcttggattgcctactatctctcatacaaagccctacaaattacaatggctaaGTGAGGTAGGCGAAATCATtgtgaacaaacaagtcctcataaatttctctattggaaaatacaaagatgaggtcttgtgtgatgttgtgcccatggaagctacacatgttcttttgggaaggccatggcaatttgatagaaaagtttttcatgatggatttaccaataaactttctttagatttccatggtcacaaggtcattttaaaatctctctcttcaagagaagtccatgaggaccaaattcttatgaagaaaaagagggagaatgaaaaagaaaagagttcTAAGCACACACTTTTTATTTCTAGACATGAGGTTCAAAGGGAAATAGTTCTCACAATCCTATATTTTTAGCTCTTCCTAGACCTCTTATGTTAGAACCACTTGAGGATAGTCCccattgtttggataatttggtaaaggagttttatgatgtgtttcaagatactcctaaaggacttccacctttaagagggattgagcaccaaatttatttgattccgggctcttctttaccaaatcgtcccgcctTTAGGACCAACCCAAGTGAAACTagggaaattcgccaacaagttgaggagTTGATTGCTAAAGGATTGGTTCAAGATAGTATGAGCCCTTGTGCCATGCCTATTATACTTGTCCCTAAGAAAGATGgaacatggaggatgtgttccgattgtagggctatcaataacattacaattaagtataggcaccctgatgtgattccaatagccacatagaacaagattcttgacactttgaggaatcaccttgagctggaaaatgtagaggcactttcttagaagttggatcatggttctaagatcaagaactcaccaataacaagtaccaaatctcaaactcatttggatgaaccaaatattgtcaaattgaatcaacaaaggaatagaaactagattaaccgaacagaattaagctactaaacaaaagaaccgaacagaattaaaaacaaaacagaatataggtgctgaaaatagaaaaaccgaaagctagacaactcaaaaacacaaggcaacatgaacaattgaagaagaagaaaggaaggagaagagaattctcatgaagatggaagataggttggatgatcacgccactagaagtatggatgctcctagatgagtgtggaagccgccacttgaggaaaccatggtccttcaagataagactagagtagaagctcaaagctctccaaatgctcactccaattttgagtatagtttctttagataaaaacaaatctgaattttacaaggaaggcacatctatttatagcctaaggtgctgaaaaatgaaagctaaacaattcaaaattccctccaaaagccatctagaaccggcgctaattgcctaagcaaggaaggtgtgatcccttccttcactttggcaccccctattctactcctacacctatctactaatacacccccctaaagctcctatttaaaaacctaaaagatgctataacaaaaagaggtttctaaggtttccctctaagcaccttcaactaaagacactacaaaaagagaaaataaatgtcctctagctcccaaggctttgaacatgcttcttgtaatcctttgaggtggactttgacctccatgggcgtcctccatttgtgcctccacctcttcttgagcttgatgagtggcctccatgttctcttgggcttgatctccatcatactccccgagttggagagaattcgaccacgaattctggagacctacagaaaaaggagttagatcgctgacattaaaagtatgactacctaagaatgtatcaggcatatctaactcataagcattgtcattaatcctcttgaggacttggaaaggtccatcccctcgaggcaatagtttggacttcctttgagtaggaaaacgatccttcctcaagtgaagccaaacccaatcgccctcatcaaacaacaatgcttttctccttttattggcaagttcagcatacttgccaaccttcttctcaattctcttcttgatgtctttatgcaaagttttcacaaaagaagccttttcatccccatctttgcacaagacatcgtcaagaagtggaataggaagaagatcaagaggtgttaggggattaaacccatagaccacctcaaaaggagaatgggaggtggtagaatttactactcggttatatgcaaactcaacatggggtagtaaattctcccacactctaggattccccgaaataaagcatctcaatagttgtcccaaagttctattcaccacctcggtttgaccatcagtttgtgggtggcaagtggtagaaaataaaagcttagttccaagcttgccccacaaggtcttccaaaagtgactcaagaacttaggatctctatcggacactatagacctaggaatcccatgcaagcgaaccacttcttggaagaagaggtttgcaatgtggcatgcatcatccactttgtggcaaggaataaagtgagccatctttgaaaaacgatccactaccacaaaaatggagtcctttccctttgatgtcttgggtaagcctaagatgaaatccatagatatatctacccaaggcattgaagggataggaagaggagtataaagaccatggggatgcattttagatttagctttgcggcaagctatgcatttatcacacaaactatgaacatgtttatgcatatgaggccaaaagaaatgttcatgcaacacatccaaagttttagcaaccccaaaatgtcccattaagcccccctcatgagcttctctaacaagagataatctaatagagcattggggaacacaaagacgttttcccttaaaaagaaagccatcttgaataaaaaagtctttgtgtcctcccttaagacactcttgatagaggagagaaaaatcaaggtcatcatgataaagttccttaatgtgatcaaaaccaagatattgagaggttaaaagatttagcaaggtgtatcttctagaaagagcatccgccacaatatttattttgccttgcttgtgtttgatcacataaggaaattgctcaatgaattccacccacttagcatgcctcttgttaagtttgttttggcttttcaaatatttaagagattcatgatcactatgtatcacaaactctttgggaaaaagatagtgttgccaagtaaacaaagccctaacaagtgcatataattccttatcataggtggaatagttgagatgacttcccttcaatttctcactaaaataggctatggggtggccctcttgaaggagaacagccccaatacctatgcttgaagcatcacactcaatctcaaatgtcttagtgaaattaggaagggccaagatgggagcattagtcaatttttctttcaaagtatcaaaagcattttgttgtgcttctccccaatgaaagaccacatcctttttcactatgtcattgagtggtgcggcaatggtaccaaagtttgggacaaatcttctatagaaagaagcaagcccatgaaaacttcggacctcattcaaagatttcggtgtaggccaattttgaatggccaccaccttggttttgtccacatggacccctttacaacttacaacaaaccctaggaattctatatgatcaagagcaaacatacatttagcaaggttagcatacaaatgttccttcctaagggtttctaaaacttgcctaacatgcaacctatggtcattcaaagataagctataaatgagaatgtcatcaaagtaaaccacaacaaacttaccaatgaaaggtctaagaacatgat
The sequence above is a segment of the Phaseolus vulgaris cultivar G19833 chromosome 2, P. vulgaris v2.0, whole genome shotgun sequence genome. Coding sequences within it:
- the LOC137809015 gene encoding uncharacterized protein, coding for MVELKDLIIVPNIADRLRPPVKSDKVLGPHKESWCEFHEAFRHHINNCLALGYQLDELVKNGFLKDYLAGSTATPVAATPEEGQAHEVPTHGEVHTISGGFSGGGPTASQRKKYVRSVNLVAEEFPDDPWESDLVFTRADLRDVIPHDNDPVVISVVTAGRKVHRVLVDQGSSADVMFWSTFNKLQLSPDLLRPYNGCLYGFADNPVEVRDYSELRTTFTDGAASLTESIWYLVVNANSAYNLFLGRPALNKLRAMSSTCHMKMKLPDLGGKVIVIKSDQEEARKCYENSLKTRRGVVMVIERPLVSNSQMELEPS